One genomic segment of Mytilus trossulus isolate FHL-02 chromosome 4, PNRI_Mtr1.1.1.hap1, whole genome shotgun sequence includes these proteins:
- the LOC134714466 gene encoding putative amine oxidase [copper-containing], whose amino-acid sequence MDKIPQKRKEDPTRKWRCFALFLLLFTFFVIAGMATVVIYYEIIQHQSRDEQNSPDFLHFQSGQLSLFRDLNTDEVTAIRNYLLNHPVFNISNDTNFSLGRSYVFLTEVYLPNKSDILTFKETSQKNPPCRYARTVLFRGDLRPPRIEEYIIGPLRNITFHRILVSKHYQKSVPFLFRPFSELDHSVMNNILKIVEYNIRFILQNSYEASFYDCQHHCLKAEYFSPMAPSVSGKDVRLVWYWTHHDVEDYLLYPVDLFLLVNMTGSDNSAYKLENIWYGGKLYDSPEQLAAEYLAGKTQKSYIPYTERTKNKNDMYAQRPNIHKTNVLQPFLTFHVRNNHIEYDSWNFDIHMSTSRGPSLFNIKFRDVTYAYEVSLQEISIFHNGYKRWMRYSDMTYSGFLLGTKARELVPGADCPEISTFVDSAHVFAGRLELKVFPNSFCVFEQPTGMVLRRHYSSSAYSGSEDTILVVRTILAIFNYDHVIDFVFHKNGIMDVRTSYSGYPLPTIYSPEETRYGFRLNEHLVANIHQHSYHFKVDIDVFGQTNRFETFDIGPKIQSSDWVIKAFEKYEQIKFTRTLKMTENQARFKSCSKSDSFFIFYNREHLTLYKDPKAIRLQVRSQETNFVSENIGNEASVSWKRYMLVVSKRHEDERSSSSIYSTWDAKDTIVNFQNYIDDNESIIDQDLVAWVTLSATHIPHRENYPLTSTTDNNQHFSLIPFNLFEENPSLNSVETVTKSVNIKKQQSGG is encoded by the exons ATGGACAAAATTCCCCAAAAAAGGAAGGAAGACCCAACTAGAAAATGGCGCTGTTTTGCTTTGTTCCTGCTGTTGTTTACTTTCTTTGTGATTGCTGGAATGGCAACTGTTGTAATTTATTATGAGATTATTCAACATCAATCCAGGGACGAACAAAATTCTCCTGATTTCCTTCATTTTCAATCTGGACAACTTTCTCTTTTCCGTGATCTCAATACTGATGAAGTTACTGCGATTAGAAACTACTTATTAAACCATCCTGTATTTAATATTAGTAATGATACAAACTTTTCTCTGGGCAGGAGCTATGTTTTCCTTACCGAAGTTTATCTTCCAAATAAATCAGATATTTTAACGTTCAAAGAGACAAGCCAAAAAAATCCTCCGTGCAGATATGCTAGAACTGTGTTGTTCCGAGGTGATCTTCGACCTCCACGGATAGAGGAATATATAATTGGTCCTCTCAGAAATATTACATTCCATCGAATTCTAGTTTCGAAACATTACCAAAAAAGTGTTCCATTTCTATTTAGACCATTCTCAGAGCTTGACCATTCCGTAATGAACAACATTCTGAAAATAGTTGAATACAATATCAGATTTATACTACAAAACAGTTACGAAGCCAGTTTTTACGATTGTCAACACCATTGTCTTAAAGCAGAATATTTTTCCCCGATGGCGCCATCTGTTTCCGGCAAAGATGTCAGATTAGTTTGGTACTGGACTCACCATGATGTTGAGGATTATCTATTGTATCcagttgatttgtttttgttagtcAATATGACCGGAAGTGACAATTCCGcttataaattagaaaatatttggTATGGAGGTAAACTGTATGACTCTCCAGAGCAGCTAGCCGCCGAGTATTTAGctggaaaaacacaaaaatcttACATTCCATACACAGAgaggacaaaaaacaaaaatgatatgtATGCTCAAAGACCAAATATTCACAAAACAAACGTATTACAACCATTTTTAACATTTCACGTTAGAAACAATCATATCGAATATGATAGTTGGAATTTTGATATACACATGTCAACAAGTAGAGGACCATCATTGTTTAATATAAAGTTTCGGGATGTAACATATGCTTACGAAGTAAGTCTTCAAgaaatttctatttttcataATGGCTATAAACGATGGATGAGATATTCTGACATGACATACAGTGGATTTCTCCTAGGGACAAAAGCTCGGGAACTAGTCCCCGGAGCTGACTGTCCCGAAATTTCTACCTTTGTAGACAGTGCACATGTGTTCGCAGGAAGATTGGAGCTAAAGGTTTTTCCTAATTCGTTCTGTGTTTTCGAGCAACCAACAGGCATGGTTTTGAGGAGGCATTACTCGTCCAGTGCGTATTCTGGATCAGAGGATACTATTTTGGTTGTACGAACAATCCTGGCAATATTCAATTATGACCACGTGATCGACTTTGTTTTCCATAAGAATGGTATAATGGACGTCAGAACTTCGTATTCGGGCTATCCTCTTCCGACAATATATAGCCCCGAGGAAACCCGATATGGATTTAGATTGAATGAACATCTAGTGGCCAATATTCACCAGCACTCTTACCATTTCAAAGTGGACATAGACGTTTTTGGTCAAACAAACCGTTTTGAAACCTTTGATATAGGACCAAAAATTCAAAGCAGTGATTGGGTTATAAAAgcatttgaaaaatatgaacaGATTAAGTTTACAAGAACCTTAAAAATGACTGAAAACCAAGCACGTTTTAAAAGTTGTTCTAAATCGGACagctttttcatattttataatagGGAACATTTAACCCTGTATAAGGATCCAAAAGCTATAAGGTTGCAAGTTAGAAGCCAGGAAACAAATTTTGTATCAGAGAATATTGGTAACGAAGCTTCTGTTTCTTGGAAACGATATATGTTGGTAGTTTCCAAAAGACACGAAGATGAGCGTAGCAGTAGTTCTATTTACTCCACGTGGGATGCTAAGGACACCATTGTTAATTTCCAAAATTACATTGACGACAATGAAAGCATTATTGACCAG gatCTGGTTGCTTGGGTAACCCTAAGTGCAACACATATACCGCACCGAGAAAACTATCCACTAACATCCACAACAGATAATAACCAGCATTTCAGTCTAATACCATTCAATCTATTTGAAGAGAACCCCTCTTTAAATTCTGTTGAAACTGTTACAAAAAGTGTGAATATAAAGAAACAGCAATCCGGAGGATGA